One genomic region from Balaenoptera acutorostrata chromosome 1, mBalAcu1.1, whole genome shotgun sequence encodes:
- the LOC130707321 gene encoding coiled-coil domain-containing protein 185-like, whose protein sequence is MEGFGRFSPWPHSDLWEAPPPRKERASSARLGGSGPQSEQDLCSRPGTPRERSEASAPWPHLRCSPTPRPRRRRYPDFPPESRSLTDVARRPPDHARKHRPRSRRLEDTWGEAGTKPLEQGGRPPSPAWQQQPQLPPQQPQPCQHYPPARGDSPPPYPQGAYTPPSGTFGVEKVQSGDQWAVPACRGLGRWSLSSVHTKKCSVPSREFGTQSGCVYLQKRYRNDPVESLASQYSQPSLSSKAMQNQHTQILKNKLEEAVMSSRDRKIVALVLTWLKKAQRMRELQQQAALAWEELKRSDQKVQLTLETERKLLLQQSQEQWQQEKEQRVRRRDRQATNTSRQERRWKARLGDQENQRQEKLEGAPSETEAKRGTQYQVQRLQEHERMMQDLREQNSLQLQKRLKQVCLKRHVHTTEGQKKIQETRLSSLVNYQARKVLRDCQAKAEELLRKLSLEQSSQWSQEIPQGLIKEHHREPKEKVKKEEEQCQQVKGCAEESGEQRKGHERLPVELADQKTLQTRSNVHRNISDKVQQIRELNILREKNHHILKLKAEKEEKCHIERIKEAIRKKERKMEQISREKDAPFGEFQKISRASRADNVRKFANNFFDPIGREAQVRAGQQRGGH, encoded by the coding sequence ATGGAGGGCTTCGGCCGCTTCTCCCCGTGGCCTCACTCggacctctgggaggccccgCCGCCCCGCAAGGAGCGCGCATCCTCGGCGCGGCTGGGCGGGTCAGGGCCGCAGAGCGAGCAGGACCTGTGCTCCCGGCCCGGGACTCCCCGCGAGCGGAGCGAGGCCTCGGCGCCCTGGCCGCACCTGCGCTGCTCGCCCACCCCGCGGCCCCGCCGGCGCCGGTACCCGGACTTTCCGCCTGAAAGCCGCAGCCTGACCGACGTGGCCCGGAGGCCCCCGGACCACGCCAGGAAGCACCGGCCCCGCAGCCGGCGCCTGGAAGACACCTGGGGGGAGGCGGGTACCAAGCCCCTGGAGCAGGGAGGCAGGCCGCCTAGCCCGgcctggcagcagcagccccagctgcCACCGCAACAGCCTCAGCCCTGCCAGCACTACCCTCCGGCCCGGGGAGATTCGCCCCCACCTTACCCGCAGGGAGCTTACACTCCCCCGAGTGGAACTTTCGGGGTAGAAAAGGTGCAGAGCGGAGACCAGTGGGCAGTGCCGGCCTGCAGAGGTCTCGGTCGCTGGTCCCTTTCCTCGGTTCACACGAAGAAGTGTTCTGTGCCCTCCAGAGAGTTCGGGACGCAGTCAGGTTGCGTGTACCTCCAGAAAAGATACCGTAATGATCCGGTGGAGTCCTTAGCCAGCCAGTACTCCCAGCCCTCGCTCTCCAGCAAGGCGATGCAGAACCAGCACACCCAGATCCTCAAGaacaagctggaagaggcagtaaTGTCCTCCAGGGACCGGAAGATTGTGGCCCTGGTGCTGACCTGGCTCAAGAAGGCCCAGAGGATGCGGGAGCTGCAGCAGCAGGCGGCCCTAGCCTGGGAGGAGCTGAAGCGCTCGGACCAGAAGGTCCAGTTGACCCTAGAGACAGAGCGcaagctgctgctgcagcagaGCCAGGAGCAGTGGCAGCAGGAGAAGGAGCAGCGTGTCCGACGGCGGGACCGGCAAGCGACGAACACGAGCCGGCAGGAGCGCAGGTGGAAGGCGCGGCTAGGGGACCAAGAGAACCAGCGCCAGGAGAAGCTGGAGGGGGCCCCCTCTGAGACCGAGGCCAAGCGCGGGACGCAGTACCAGGTGCAGCGCCTGCAGGAGCACGAGAGGATGATGCAGGACCTGCGGGAGCAGAACAGCCTGCAGCTGCAGAAGAGGCTGAAGCAGGTCTGTCTAAAGAGGCATGTGCACACCACCGAGGGCCAGAAGAAGATCCAGGAGACCCGTCTTAGCTCCCTAGTCAATTACCAGGCCCGGAAGGTCCTCAGGGACTGCCAGGCCAAGGCTGAGGAGCTCCTtaggaagctgtccctggaaCAGAGTTCCCAGTGGTCCCAAGAGATCCCCCAGGGCCTGATTAAGGAGCATCACCGGGAGCCGAAGGAGAAGgtcaagaaggaggaggagcagtgCCAGCAGGTCAAGGGGTGCGCGGAAGAGTCCGGGGAGCAGAGGAAGGGGCACGAGCGGCTGCCCGTGGAGCTCGCGGACCAGAAGACCCTGCAGACCAGGAGTAACGTCCACAGGAATATCAGCGACAAGGTGCAGCAGATTCGGGAGCTCAACATCCTGCGGGAGAAGAATCATCACATCCTGAAGCTGAAAGCCGAGAAGGAGGAAAAGTGCCACATCGAGCGCATTAAGGAAGCCATTAGGAAAAAGGAGCGGAAGATGGAGCAGATCTCGCGAGAGAAAGATGCACCCTTCGGTGAATTCCAAAAGATCTCCAGGGCCTCCAGGGCAGACAACGTGAGAAAGTTTGCCAACAACTTCTTTGATCCGATAGGGCGGGAGGCCCAGGTTCGAGCTGGGCAGCAGAGAGGAGGCCACTGA